The window CCATTCTTAATGTCCTCCCACACCTTCGCTCCCACCACACTGCTGTGTGTACTTGCTGGCCCTCAAAATTCAGGCACTCTCTTACTCCAGGGCTTTCCACctgttgttccctctgcctgcagtgctctCCCATCTGAaccctcacctccttcaggtcTTTTCTCAAATGCCCCCTTCTCAGTGAGCCCTCCCCACTCTCCTGATCCAGATCAGACTCCATGTCTTTTTCTGTCCTCTCAATTGGCTTTATTTTGCTCCATTATCCTTaccaattccattttttttttttggctgcaccacacagcatatgggatcttagttcaccaaccaaggattgaacctgtgctccttggagtggaagtgcggagtcttaaccactggactgccaaggaagtccttcGATTccaaatttaatatttatctttatttactcatttactgTGAGCTCCATGATGGCGGGGCCTGGGCTGTCTTGGTCACTGTTTGTTTATACCGGCCAGCATAGGTATAAATAAATCTCTCTAGTATAAATGAATACCCTTCTCTTGTCCTGAGCCCCGTTCTCAAGCCTATCCTGCTCCCTGCTCCTCCAGACAGTTGACCAATGGCCTTTTATTTGGATTCTGATatgctccctcctcctcctcaggcaCACTTGGAGAAATCTGTTTATCTCCAAACTCTAAAATGTTCTGTACTGCTCTCTCTCTACTCTATATGACCAGGTGCTTCCCAAAGACACAAGTGATTGTTCAATACTCAATGAATTTCTCCTTCCACTTTCCCCTTGAATCACAGACTTTTACTCCCTTGTTGGAAATAATCCTGACTTCTTTGTCTTTACCTTCTGGAAACTTAATCTATTGGTCCCCTCCTCTAGGAAGCCATTTCCATCCCCCAGACTGTGCCAGAGACCCTCTTGggttcccccagcccctgggctcCCCTGCCTGAGCCCTACCCACTCTGGAGCATCACCCTCCCGGGATAGCTCTGTCTCTTCCATTGGAAGGGGAGCCGTGAGGACAGAGCCAGAGCTGCCATTTGTCACTGCTGGGTCAGGCACCACTCAGCACAGGGCTTGGCACAGTTCTATTGAATTGTCAGAGGGTCATGGCAGAGGATGATGACTGATCAGTGACACATCAGCCTcactgttttcctattttcttacattttatgaATAGTATCAGGGCCTTATTTACATACAATTTGCATACACTGGGCCAGAAGGGAAGGGAGTGGGGGAGTGGGGGCTCTGCAGGATTCGAGGTTCACTGTGCCGGCGGCAGCATCTTCAGCTGCACCTGGTCCCCTTGGGTGGGCAGAGCTGCCCCCCAGCCGGCTGCCATGGCTTTGGCCATGCTGTTCCTCTTGGAAGTGAGCGGGGTCTCCAGCGTGAGCGAGGCGTTGGCCATCTCCTGGGGCTTGTCGCTGGCCAGAAAGCGGAGCAGGTGGTGCAGGCCCTTGGCCACGTCACTGCGGGCGCCCTCGTTGACGAGGCAGTAGAGGATGGGATCAGCCACGCAGTTGAGGCTGGTGAAGGCCAGCGAGCTGTGATACGCCGAGAAGACTCGCTCCTCGAAGCCACAGTCCCGGGGGCGGCGCAGGTAGACAGCGCTCCGCGACAGCAGGAGCACGTGGTAGGGCGCGAAGCAGACCAGCACGATGGCGATGAGGCTGAGGGCCAGCCTCTTGATCTTGACCTTCTCCTGGCGCTCGGTGGACACGCTGCCCCGCACGGCCCGCAGGATGCCGCGGTAGGACAGCAGCATGAGGGCCCAGGGGAAGAGGAAGCCCACGAAGACCCGGTAGAGGTTCATCCAGGCCACCCAGCCCTCCATGGGGAACTTCTCGAAGCAGAAGGTGTGGTTATAACGGTCGCGGAAGAGCTCGTCATGGAACAGGGGTGCCGAGTTGGCGCCCAGCTCCGTGGCCCAGACCACGGAGCTCACGGCCACGGCCGTCTTGACACGGCGCAGGCGGGTGAACCGCATCGGGTGGGCCACGGCCAGGTACCGGTCCACCGAGATGCAGCACAGGAAGGCAATGCTGATGTAGATGTTGGTGTAAAAGATGAACCCGAAGAGCTTGCAGGAGCCGGGGCCATGGATCCAGTTGTCGTGGTGCAGAAAGTAGTCCACCCACAGCGGCAGCGTGCAGATGTACAGCAGGTCAGCGATGCTGAGGTTCATCAGGTACACGCCCAACTCGTTGCGTTGCCTCACCTGGCGGTAGGCGGCCCACAGGGCCAGGCAGTTGGTGGGCAGCCCCACGCCGATGACGAAGATGTagagggagggtgggaagagGTGGTCCACCCGAGAGTCCACGTGGCAGCCCTCCAAGGTGCGGTTGCCCATCCTTGGCACTGGGTCTTTTGGGGTGCTTCCCCTGGCCCACGGGGGCTGTGGGGCCACGGGGGGCGGGAGGCCATCAGGCCTCCCTGAGCCCCCTCCTTGGAGGCTCAGGGGAACATGGTGGGAGGCAGTTCACGGGGTTAGAGGATGAGGTGGGCTGCGAATCGTGGGCCAGGCTAGGCAGGGAAGGACAGAGGCTTCAGAGAGAAaagttggagaagggatagaatTACGACAGGAGGGAGGTTTGGGGGTGGCAGGATTAACAAAGAGCTTTGTCAAGGAGGTTTTAGAGACCCAACCAGAGCTTAAATGGGAGAGTACTGGGGTAACACACGATTGACCAAGGGGAATGTTTCTACGGGAGAGATGAAGGCATCAGTGGGCAGTGGTGAGAGACAGAGATTTGTGGAGGATGTAGAAAGTAAGCATGGCTATGCTGAAGTAACAGTGAGGTGAAATGTCCAAGAAGACGCAGGAAATGTATGGGATAGTGTTGAGATAGGGCAGCCCACAGTTTGGGAGTGGAGAAGACCAGGCCAGGTGGATAGGGGTGCTGACACCTCCTAGGAACCCAgtaagaaataaggaaataaggGAGGTAACCAAAGAGGAGAAGACTACAAAAAAAGGGGATGTCCTATGAGGGATGAAAGATAGGGAGGACTTAGTCTGGGGAATGTGGAAGGGTTTTAAAGAAACAGGAAGGTGGTGAGTAACGGCTCTGTCAGCACAGGGTTACCAATACAGGAAGTTTAACGGGGACATGGGAGGGGCTCCAGCTTGGTCCTGGTGGGGGCTGAGCAGTTGAGATGAGGTGGCCCTGCTTCACAGTTCAGAGCTGACTCTGCGATACCTGTGGGGAAAGAGGACTGCCGTGAGAGGTGTCAGGGACTTCCCTCTGCTCCCCACGCCCTTTTGTCATTGACTCTGGTGAGCTCCAGAGGGTAGGCACCTTAATGATGCTTAATCTAAGCAACAGATCACTGAAAACACAGATTTGAGATGTCAGTTATAGTTTTTccctaatagtttttttttttaaactttcttccaGAAACCACTTAAAACTGGCACAAGTCTCATATCATGCTTTGGGAAATGCTGAACTAGTTTCACCTATCATATTATAGACATAGAGacaggacccagagggatgggtccCCTCAAGGGATGTACAGCAAGGCAGTGATGGAACCAGCTTCCTACTCCTAACCCAGGGCTCCAAATTcttgacaatgatgatgatggtggtgataataATAACTAAAGTTTTTTTGAGTCCTATTACATAGCAGACCTTGTCTTTAGCACTTTGTGGATGTGAATTTATTTGACAAACTGAGGCACACAGCAGTTCAGAGACCTGTCCAAGGTCCTGATAACGGGAGAGGGGGAAAATCTTGGCTCTGACCTCCTTTCTCCAGCCTGAACGTCAGTTTTCACCCAAGAATAATTGGACAGAGAGAGGCCCTGGGCTGACAGCCCATGGAAGCATAgctgcagggggctggggcagggaagTTATGAGAACTCAACCGACCAAGGGGGAGCCCTGGGGGCAGTGCCAGGAGTCCCCTCCCTCAGAGACCACCCCCTTCATTATCTCTTCCCGCTTCTCTCTGACTTCCCCGAGTGAGAGTCTTGGGCATGTCACCCCCTGGTCCTGGGGAGATCTTTAGGCACAGAGCAAAAGACAGTGTTGGACCAAGCCCGGGACCACTGTCAGCCCCCGAGAGGAGGGGAGTGAAGTCCTGAGGTAGAGGCACCTTTAGAGGCCATTCCATCCAGCGGTTTGCATCAGTTTGTAGGCAGTGGAAccacttaaaagaaaacaacatatcTCAACAGGAAATCTCATCTAAGACAGTGAAAAGGGGAAGTTACTCAGTGCTCTAGATAAAAGGAGGTGGCGGGAGGAAGTCCACCTCTGAAGGGTCCCCAGGACacattttgaaaaccactggttGAGTCAGtaggacagatgaggaaaccgaggggCCAAAGAGGGGAAGGGATGAGCCCCAAGGCATCCAGCAGGCCCACAGGAACCTCCCAGGTGCCTGAGCAGCATCTTCCCATGGGAGAGTCCTCTGGGCTCTCCCTAACCTCCACACTAAATTCTGAACCCATGCATGTCTCTAAAAC of the Cervus canadensis isolate Bull #8, Minnesota chromosome 18, ASM1932006v1, whole genome shotgun sequence genome contains:
- the GPR4 gene encoding G-protein coupled receptor 4, which gives rise to MGNRTLEGCHVDSRVDHLFPPSLYIFVIGVGLPTNCLALWAAYRQVRQRNELGVYLMNLSIADLLYICTLPLWVDYFLHHDNWIHGPGSCKLFGFIFYTNIYISIAFLCCISVDRYLAVAHPMRFTRLRRVKTAVAVSSVVWATELGANSAPLFHDELFRDRYNHTFCFEKFPMEGWVAWMNLYRVFVGFLFPWALMLLSYRGILRAVRGSVSTERQEKVKIKRLALSLIAIVLVCFAPYHVLLLSRSAVYLRRPRDCGFEERVFSAYHSSLAFTSLNCVADPILYCLVNEGARSDVAKGLHHLLRFLASDKPQEMANASLTLETPLTSKRNSMAKAMAAGWGAALPTQGDQVQLKMLPPAQ